The segment CTCCTTGGGCAGAGTGATGATTTCCTTAACAGCGACTGCCAGCTCAGACGAATTTATTCCATCCCTTTGCAGACCCACCTTCTGCGCCAACAATGAATTTACTCCTTCGGCTAAAATTATTACATTGGCACGGATATCACCCTGTTCTCTTCCGGTTTTAACTCCTACAATTCTACTGCCGTCATAAAGAAAATCCTCTACCACTGTCTCAGTAATTAATAACGCCCCGGCATCCACTACCTGCTCCGCAAACCAGCGGTCGAATTTTGCTCTTAGCACGGTGAAATTATTATATGGCTCTGTACCAAACCCTTTACTTCGGTGACCCAGGGTAACCACAGATTCTTTATCAACCAACCACATCCGCTGCTCCACGATAGCTCTCTCTACCGGCGCTTTTTCCCAAAACTTAGGGATAATTTCTTCGGTGGGCTGGCGGTACAACACACCACCCATAACATTTTTTGTGCCGGGATGGTCACCGCGTTCAACAATAATTACATCCATACCCTCCTTGGCCAGCATATAACCCGCTGCCAATCCCGATGGACCTGCCCCGACAATTATAACGTCAAATTTATCAGACATAATGAACCTCCTTATTGAACCAGCTGCTTCTTAAACTGCTCTATCATGGCCGGCAACACCTGAAACATATCACCTTGAATGCCAAAGGTAGCTACTTTAAATATAGAGGCGTCAGGGTCCTTGTTAACTGCAACGATAACATCGGATGTCTGCATACCCACCAAATGTTGTATTGCACCTGATATGCCGATAGCAAAATAAACTTTAGGCCGAACGGTGGTGCCCGTCTGCCCCACCTGATAATCGGCGCTAATCCAGCCCGCCTCTACCGCCGCCCGAGAAGCTCCTACTGTGCCTCCCAATACCTCGGCCAGCTGTTCAATCAGCCGAAAATTTTCTTTACTTCCTAACCCCCTGCCGCCTGCTACAATTATTTCCGCTTTATCAAGATAAACGGCCTTACCTTTTTCCTTAATGTAATCCACTACTTTAACCGCCACATCTTCCTCAGCCAAGCTCAAATCTTCTCGGATAAGCTCTCCTTGCCGACCTTCCTCGTACTGAGGCATATCCATAATCCTGGGCCGCACCGTTGCCATCTGGGGACGACGATGGCGGCAGATAATGGTGGCCATAATGTTGCCCCCAAAAGCAGGCCTAGACTGCAGTAGATACCGGGATTCCTCTTCCACGTCCAACTGGGTGCAGTCAGCTGTCAGACCTGTCCCCAGCTTTGTAGCCACCGTGCCGGACAAATCTCTGCCCATGGTGGTGGCTCCCATCAAAATGACCTCCGGCATATGTTTTTTCGACAGGTTAACTATAGCTTCAGCATATGGTTGAGTGCGATAATGTTTCAACACCGGCGAAGCAACCAAGAAGACCTTGTCCGCACCATAAGCAAAAGCTTCCTGAGCTAGATTATCCACATTGTCCCCTAATAGAATACCTGCCAAATAGGTATCCAGCTTGTCCGCCAGCTTTCGCCCCTCGCCTAGCAGCTCCCAGGAAACTGGCGCGCCCTTACCTTCCATTTGTTCAATAAATACCCATACTCCTTTATATTTGGTTAATTCTGCAGACATCTCAC is part of the Metallumcola ferriviriculae genome and harbors:
- a CDS encoding FAD-binding protein produces the protein MAVEVSKKKCIGCGLCVQTCPFDALTLVDGVADVDPEKCTNCGACVEVCPTEALALDEPPEKMDKKEKEQVKEMTETAREMSAELTKYKGVWVFIEQMEGKGAPVSWELLGEGRKLADKLDTYLAGILLGDNVDNLAQEAFAYGADKVFLVASPVLKHYRTQPYAEAIVNLSKKHMPEVILMGATTMGRDLSGTVATKLGTGLTADCTQLDVEEESRYLLQSRPAFGGNIMATIICRHRRPQMATVRPRIMDMPQYEEGRQGELIREDLSLAEEDVAVKVVDYIKEKGKAVYLDKAEIIVAGGRGLGSKENFRLIEQLAEVLGGTVGASRAAVEAGWISADYQVGQTGTTVRPKVYFAIGISGAIQHLVGMQTSDVIVAVNKDPDASIFKVATFGIQGDMFQVLPAMIEQFKKQLVQ